The Fibrobacter sp. UWH6 DNA segment AAGGAAAATGACGCGTTGTACGTGAATTTGTATGCAGCGACGGAATTGAACTGGAAAGAAAAGGGAATTAAGATTAAGCAGGAGACTGCGTTCCCCAAGGGTGAGGTGTCGAAATTTACCGTGAGCGGCGCCGGCAGTTTCAAGATGATGCTGCGTCATCCGTACTGGGTGAAGGCCGATGAGTTCAAGGTTGTGGTCAATGGCGATACTGTGGTAACCAAGTCTGACGCGTCCAGCTATGTTTCTGCTGGTACTGTAAAGGCTGGCGACGTGGTGGAAGTTATTTACCCCATGCATACTCATATTGAGGAACTTCGCGGCATGAGCGATTACGTGGCGCTGCTTCACGGACCTATTGTGCTGAGTGCCAAGACGGGAACGGAAGGCCTTAGCGGTCTCGTGGCTGATGATGGCCGCTGGAGCCACATTGCAGGTGGCGCCTTGCAGTCTCTGGATGGTGCCCCCATGCTTGCCAGTGAAAAGGCTGACATTCCCTCTAAGCTGACCCCCGTAAAGGGCGAACCCTTGCATTTCAAGGCTCCCTATTTGTTCGCTACCCAGAAGGATGCTAACCTGTTGCTGGAGCCGTTCTACGAAGTTCATGATGCTCGTTACATGATGTATTGGATGGTGATGACGGATCCTGCCGTTCTTGAAAAGCTGAAGAAGGAACAGGAAGAAGCCTTGGCTCTTGATGAAAAGACGGTAGACAAGGTGGCCCCTGGCGAACAGCAGCCCGAGGCGGATCATCGCATGAAGAACGAAAATTCTTCTACCGGGACTCATCAGGGTGAATTCTACCGCGATGCAGGCCAGTGCTCTGGCGGCGATGGCGGATTCATTAGCTACGAGCTGGAAACCAACAGCGAAGACTCCCTGGATTTGATGGTGCGTTACTGGGGTAACGAAGGTTGCACCCGCGCATTCGATATTATGATCGACGGCGAAAAGCTTGCCAGCGAAAACATTTCCAACAAGTGGAAGAAGGATGAATTCGTTAATGTGAAGTATCCCATTCCCGATGAAATGGTGAAGGGCAAGAAGGTGATTACCGTAAAGTTCCAGGCAAGCACCGGCATGGTGGGCGGTATCTTCGGAGTGCGCCTGTTGCGCAACAAGCCGAAGCCGGAACCTGTCGTAGAAGACACTACTGCAGCAATTGTTGCTAGCCGCAGAAATGTCGCAAGCACTGTGCCGCAGCTCCGTGCCCGCGCAAATTCCGATGTGTTGCAGATCGAAGCTAGCTCTCCGTTGCAGAACAATGTGGCTGTGAAGATTTTCTCCATGGATGGCCGCCTGGTGAAGGCTCAAACATTGAATGCCGGCAGCGCAACTTTCAGCATTGGCATTGGTGACATGAAGAATGGCATGTACATTATGCGTGTGCTGCAGAACGGAAATCTGTTCGGCAATACCATCTTCACGAAAAAGGGAATTTGACCCTAGATTTGAATAAAAATTAGGTATGTAGAGAAGGTGCCCCGCTTGCGCGGGGTGCCTTTTTCTTTTGGGGAGTATATATTTAGAGGAAAGTTTGGGTTAATAATGAGTTTAAAGAGAATCCTTAATTTTATTTGTGTTGCAGTTGCCGCGGAATGTGCCGCGGTAAGTTCTGCCTTTGCTGAAAACTCTGCCCTGGCGTTGCAGGATTTGAAGTATAGTGATTCTAGAAAGTCTCTGAATAATCCTGGCAGAGGCTGGTATCGTACCCAGGGATTGCGCCTTAAGGAATCCGACAATAAGGCTGTTGGAATTTCTCAGCCTTTGACTCATTTACGTGTGGACATTTCCGCCTTTTCCGAAAAGGGCTTACAATCCATTGATTCTAGCAAGACTCCCCGCGATACGATTTACGGTGTTTCCAAACCTTTGACAGACGACGCTTTGGCGGCTCTTAATTCCACTTTTGCGAATGCTAGAGAAAAAGGCAATAAGGTCATTGTCCGTACATCCTACGATATTGATGGTCGCGGAAAACAGGATCCTCCTCAGAAAATAATTCTCGGCCATATAAAGCAGTTGGCCGAAGTTTATGGAAAGAATTCGGATGTCATTACCTATGTGGAACTTGGAATGTATGGCAGCTGGGGCGAACAGCATACCAGTAACAATGGCAGCAATGCAGAAATCGCAGAAGCCCTGCAGACCATGATTGTGAATACCCCGTCATCCATTAAGGTGGGCGTGCGTCGTCCAGATATTGTTGCTTATTGGCTGGGCGTGCAAAGTGAAACTCGAGATGACGCTGGCAACATTACCAAGGTTGGCTACGAAAATTTTGATATCAATTCCGATGTGTTCAAGGCTGCGGTAAAAGCAAAGGGTGATACCATCTATCGTGTGGGCATGTACAACGATGGCTATTTGGGAAGCACCACGGATTTGGGCACAGTGGCCATGGGCAATCCAAAGCTTACTCGCGAAATGATGGTTTCCTGGTTGGAACAATATTCTTTGAATACGCCTTATGGTGGTGAAATGGTGGCGAATTACAATGGCGACCATCCCATGAATACGGCACGCTACTTAAGCTATGAAGGTTTCCGAACCCATACAAGCTATTTGAATTGGGAATGGCATTACGAAACAATCCAGAACATGAAGGACTCCATTCTCGGTCCTGAATTTGGAAAGGGATTTCGTGCACCCGATTCCGAATATGTTGGTGCAACTGCTTATAAGTATGTAGAAGATCATCTAGGTTATCGCTTTGTTCTGCGAGAATCCTGGTTGCCGGATTCTTTGTATGACGACACTTTGTTCCGAGCAAAGTTCAAAATTCAGAATGTGGGCTTTGGAAATCTGACGAAATCTGCGTCTGCAAAACTTGTGTTTATCGAGGATGTAGATCCGTGTGATGTGTGCCCGGCTGCATACGAGATGGATATCAGTGATGTTTTTGACTTGCGAAAAGTTTATGGACGCTCCATTGTTGTTGATGGCTCTGATACAACTTTGACCTTTGATGGAATGAATGAATTTACCATTGAAGGAAAAAGCTCTCGAGGCAAGTACGATGTCGTCTTGCAAGTCGAAGGGATTTCCTTTGCCAATGTGAACGAATCCATCTTTATGTGCGAAAAATCTGTGGATGGGTTATACTTGGGCAAAACCTATGTTCGTCCAAAGGATATTCGAGGACCGACTTCTCTCGGGATAAAAAATCTTCATCAGAGCAACACTCGCAATAACCAGCCGATGGTTTTCCGCAACGGTTATCAAATCAAAGTTCGTGGTGGCGAGTTGCATGGTGGTAAGACATTCCAGGTGAATGGAAAAGCCGTGAAATAAAAGTCGGGTGGCGCCGACAAAAAAAAGGTGGTGTTATGAAAAAGTTGTTTGGGTTTGCGGGAAGTTTGGTTCCTGCGCTTTCTCTGGTGGCGTTCCTCGGAACTTCTGCCCAGGCGGAGATTTCTGTAATGGTGGATGCGTCCGCCGGCGTCAAGAAAATTTCCCCTTACCTCTATGGCCGAAACATTGACAAGGTCAGCGCCGATAGCGCCCGCCTCAGCGATGAAGACCAAACTTCCATCAAGACGATGAACGAAGCCGGCATTCGTTTTATTCGTGCAAACTACGGCAACAATTCTACCCGCTACAACTGGCGAAAAAAGTTGACCGTTCATCCGGACTGGTACAACAACGTGAATGCCGTGGACTGGGACATTACCGCCAAGAAGATTCTGGACAACATGCCTCAAGCAGATGCCATGTATGCTTTCCAGCTGACAGGTTATGCGGCCGCCACCAACGAATACAACTTTGCAGATTGGACTTTCTACAAGGCTCATAACGATACCTGGGCCAAGGCAACCCTTGACTTGGCTGGCGGTGGCGAAGTTGCCGACGATGGAGAGACTCTCATCAAGGCTGGTGATTACAGCTTGTATTGCGAGCCTTGGCCCGCCGATTCCACTGTTGGAATTATTGACCACTGGGCAAAAGAATTGAAGTACGACATGTCCAGACTCCAGTATTGGAGCATGGACAATGAAATGGAAATCTGGAACGGCACCCACGGAGATTTGCCGCTGGATATGGATCCGGATTTCTTGGTGGAACGCTATGTTGACGTGGCCAAGAAGGCCCGCACCGTTTGGCCCGAAATCAAGTTGACGGGTCCTGTGGTTGCAAACGAATGGCAGTGGTGTACTACGGGTGCGTCTGAAGGCAAGTCTGGCCTAGGCAAAGGCGAAGACCGTAATTATTGCTGGCTTGAATACTTTATCAAGCGCCTTGCCGAAGAACAGAAAAAGTCTGGCGTC contains these protein-coding regions:
- a CDS encoding glycoside hydrolase family 44 protein; this encodes MKKLFGFAGSLVPALSLVAFLGTSAQAEISVMVDASAGVKKISPYLYGRNIDKVSADSARLSDEDQTSIKTMNEAGIRFIRANYGNNSTRYNWRKKLTVHPDWYNNVNAVDWDITAKKILDNMPQADAMYAFQLTGYAAATNEYNFADWTFYKAHNDTWAKATLDLAGGGEVADDGETLIKAGDYSLYCEPWPADSTVGIIDHWAKELKYDMSRLQYWSMDNEMEIWNGTHGDLPLDMDPDFLVERYVDVAKKARTVWPEIKLTGPVVANEWQWCTTGASEGKSGLGKGEDRNYCWLEYFIKRLAEEQKKSGVRMLDVFDMHWYPSEKTYAERVNWHRVFFDTTYNYSGANGIKLVSGKWDNNQTKEYIFERVNGWLDQYFGKGHGITLGLTETSIIDEKDPMTTAISYASWLGTFMDHGVEIFTPWTWGDGMYEVLHLFSRYNGEFRVQSESSNDSLLSAYSSVSNARDSMTVILVNRAEKDAQSVTLNVKGLKNVGASAETLTLAGISGETFVSHESNALKKGAATVDVAAGTVALEVPAKSIVAVRLTADAGEVIEAIAKPIVRNDRRHNNQPMIFRDDYQIKVRGGEHFDNKIFRVNGKVVK
- a CDS encoding beta-L-arabinofuranosidase domain-containing protein, with protein sequence MFGVGFRGKARVVALSLGIAAFAANFGFAQDQLYTEMFPLSAVKLLDGPLKDRQELNGETLLAYDTDKLIAPFYEEAGMKPKATKFSNWAGLDGHVLGHYLSALAMHYAATGDTEIKKRMEYVVDELEIIQKQNSKDANFVGYISGVPNGKSMWLKFKNGDAGAQNGYWVPWYNIHKTYAGLRDAWMYGGVTRAKDMFLALCDWGITITNGLNDSKMESMMGTEYGGMNEVYADAYEITKNSKYLDAAKKWSHKWLLNAMASNNDVLSNRHANTQVPKVVGFARVAELSGDKTYKAGAETFWDIVVNKRSIAIGGNSISEHFPEYDKYNKYIEEREGPESCNTYNMLKLTERLFHMTPSAKYADFYERALFNHILSTIHPTHGGYCYFTPARPRHYRVYSKVNAGMWCCVGSGMENPGKYAQFIYTKENDALYVNLYAATELNWKEKGIKIKQETAFPKGEVSKFTVSGAGSFKMMLRHPYWVKADEFKVVVNGDTVVTKSDASSYVSAGTVKAGDVVEVIYPMHTHIEELRGMSDYVALLHGPIVLSAKTGTEGLSGLVADDGRWSHIAGGALQSLDGAPMLASEKADIPSKLTPVKGEPLHFKAPYLFATQKDANLLLEPFYEVHDARYMMYWMVMTDPAVLEKLKKEQEEALALDEKTVDKVAPGEQQPEADHRMKNENSSTGTHQGEFYRDAGQCSGGDGGFISYELETNSEDSLDLMVRYWGNEGCTRAFDIMIDGEKLASENISNKWKKDEFVNVKYPIPDEMVKGKKVITVKFQASTGMVGGIFGVRLLRNKPKPEPVVEDTTAAIVASRRNVASTVPQLRARANSDVLQIEASSPLQNNVAVKIFSMDGRLVKAQTLNAGSATFSIGIGDMKNGMYIMRVLQNGNLFGNTIFTKKGI
- a CDS encoding DUF4874 domain-containing protein, giving the protein MSLKRILNFICVAVAAECAAVSSAFAENSALALQDLKYSDSRKSLNNPGRGWYRTQGLRLKESDNKAVGISQPLTHLRVDISAFSEKGLQSIDSSKTPRDTIYGVSKPLTDDALAALNSTFANAREKGNKVIVRTSYDIDGRGKQDPPQKIILGHIKQLAEVYGKNSDVITYVELGMYGSWGEQHTSNNGSNAEIAEALQTMIVNTPSSIKVGVRRPDIVAYWLGVQSETRDDAGNITKVGYENFDINSDVFKAAVKAKGDTIYRVGMYNDGYLGSTTDLGTVAMGNPKLTREMMVSWLEQYSLNTPYGGEMVANYNGDHPMNTARYLSYEGFRTHTSYLNWEWHYETIQNMKDSILGPEFGKGFRAPDSEYVGATAYKYVEDHLGYRFVLRESWLPDSLYDDTLFRAKFKIQNVGFGNLTKSASAKLVFIEDVDPCDVCPAAYEMDISDVFDLRKVYGRSIVVDGSDTTLTFDGMNEFTIEGKSSRGKYDVVLQVEGISFANVNESIFMCEKSVDGLYLGKTYVRPKDIRGPTSLGIKNLHQSNTRNNQPMVFRNGYQIKVRGGELHGGKTFQVNGKAVK